DNA from Toxoplasma gondii ME49 chromosome X, whole genome shotgun sequence:
NNNNNNNNNNNNNNNNNNNNNNNNNNNNNNNNNNNNNNNNNNNNNNNNNNNNNNNNNNNNNNNNNNNNNNNNNNNNNNNNNNNNNNNNNNNNNNNNNNNNNNNNNNNNNNNNNNNNNNNNNNNNNNNNNNNNNNNNNNNNNNNNNNNNNNNNNNNNNNNNNNNNNNNNNNNNNNNNNNNNNNNNNNNNNNNNNNNNNNNNNNNNNNNNNNNNNNNNNNNNNNNNNNNNNNNNNNNNNNNNNNNNNNNNNNNNNNNNNNNNNNNNNNNNNNNNNNNNNNNNNNNNNNNNNNNNNNNNNNNNNNNNNNNNNNNNNNNNNNNNNNNNNNNNNNNNNNNNNNNNNNNNNNNNNNNNNNNNNNNNNNNNNNNNNNNNNNNNNNNNNNNNNNNNNNNNNNNNNNNNNNNNNNNNNNNNNNNNNNNNNNNNNNNNNNNNNNNNNNNNNNNNNNNNNNNNNNNNNNNNNNNNNNNNNNNNNNNNNNNNNNNNNNNNNNNNNNNNNNNNNNNNNNNNNNNNNNNNNNNNNNNNNNNNNNNNNNNNNNNNNNNNNNNNNNNNNNNNNNNNNNNNNNNNNNNNNNNNNNNNNNNNNNNNNNNNNNNNNNNNNNNNNNNNNNNNNNNNNNNNNNNNNNNNNNNNNNNNNNNNNNNNNNNNNNNNNNNNNNNNNNNNNNNNNNNNNNNNNNNNNNNNNNNNNNNNNNNNNNNNNNNNNNNNNNNNNNNNNNNNNNNNNNNNNNNNNNNNNNNNNNNNNNNNNNNNNNNNNNNNNNNNNNNNNNNNNNNNNNNNNNNNNNNNNNNNNNNNNNNNNNNNNNNNNNNNNNNNNNNNNNNNNNNNNNNNNNNNNNNNNNNNNNNNNNNNNNNNNNNNNNNNNNNNNNNNNNNNNNNNNNNNNNNNNNNNNNNNNNNNNNNNNNNNNNNNNNNNNNNNNNNNNNNNNNNNNNNNNNNNNNNNNNNNNNNNNNNNNNNNNNNNNNNNNNNNNNNNNNNNNNNNNNNNNNNNNNNNNNNNNNNNNNNNNNNNNNNNNNNNNNNNNNNNNNNNNNNNNNNNNNNNNNNNNNNNNNNNNNNNNNNNNNNNNNNNNNNNNNNNNNNNNNNNNNNNNNNNNNNNNNNNNNNNNNNNNNNNNNNNNNNNNNNNNNNNNNNNNNNNNNNNNNNNNNNNNNNNNNNNNNNNNNNNNNNNNNNNNNNNNNNNNNNNNNNNNNNNNNNNNNNNNNNNNNNNNNNGCTGCCCGACTGGCGTactcttcttcagcgccttCTTGCCTGCCGACCTCTCGCGCAAACCTGATAATCAGTGACCTCGCATCCTCCTCCGCACCCGCAGCTGTGATGTCGGGCTCTCCCTCAGAGTTCACGGACTCCCAAGAGGCCGCCTCGGCGCCTTGAGCCTTCAGTTCATCAGTGCCCATCGCCCCCAACAAGCCGTCCAGGCCTCCACCGGACAAACTTGATAGGAGCATCAGAAGTTGGCCAGGGTCCAGTGTCACCAGTTTCTCGATCAGCAACAGCGGGATGTTCCCCAGAGAGGCACCGAACATGGGCTTCAGTCCTGCAATCACCTTGGGCGCCAGAACTGCAGCCAGGAGAAGCTTCTTCAACTCCAAGTCTCCCATTCCGGGAAGAAGGCCCGGCTTGAAGAGCAGGCCCGACCGGAACAACAGATCTGGCTGGAT
Protein-coding regions in this window:
- a CDS encoding hypothetical protein (encoded by transcript TGME49_211920): MMMTARQAVGNDIEGIDGNRAATDSDFLDGDMGGLLSLLGDLEALIESKIACVALGKAFFKYVLVPLQLAGPVASMILDRKPLLLKAFALKALLLKPELLIQPDLLFRSGLLFKPGLLPGMGDLELKKLLLAAVLAPKVIAGLKPMFGASLGNIPLLLIEKLVTLDPGQLLMLLSSLSGGGLDGLLGAMGTDELKAQGAEAASWESVCARGRQARRR